In a single window of the Ruminococcus albus 7 = DSM 20455 genome:
- the araD gene encoding L-ribulose-5-phosphate 4-epimerase, which yields MLEELKQKVLEANLLLPKYGLVKFTWGNVSEIDRESGLVVIKPSGVEYDGMKAEDMVVVDLDGNVVEGHYKPSSDTPTHLELYKAFAEVGGIVHTHSKWAASFAQAGKGVIPYGTTQGDYFYGEIPCTRKMTPEEIAGEYEKETGTVIIERFKGIDPMSIPAVLVHSHGPFTWGKDAFDAVHNSVVLEEAAFMNFHTVMLNPGIAPIQQELLDKHYLRKHGKNAYYGQN from the coding sequence ATGTTAGAAGAACTCAAACAGAAAGTACTGGAAGCTAATCTGCTTCTGCCCAAGTACGGACTTGTAAAATTTACCTGGGGAAATGTTTCCGAGATCGACCGTGAGAGTGGACTTGTAGTTATAAAGCCCTCAGGTGTTGAATATGATGGAATGAAAGCAGAAGATATGGTTGTAGTTGACCTTGACGGAAATGTTGTTGAGGGTCATTACAAGCCATCGAGCGACACACCTACACATCTGGAGCTTTACAAGGCATTTGCTGAGGTAGGCGGAATAGTACACACCCACAGCAAGTGGGCTGCCAGCTTTGCCCAGGCAGGCAAGGGCGTTATCCCATACGGCACAACACAGGGCGATTATTTCTACGGTGAGATACCCTGCACCCGAAAGATGACTCCCGAGGAGATAGCAGGGGAGTACGAAAAAGAAACAGGAACGGTCATAATTGAGCGTTTCAAGGGCATCGACCCTATGAGCATACCCGCAGTGCTTGTACACAGCCACGGACCTTTCACATGGGGCAAGGATGCATTTGATGCGGTACACAATTCTGTTGTACTTGAAGAAGCGGCATTCATGAATTTCCATACAGTTATGCTGAATCCTGGTATCGCACCGATACAGCAGGAACTCCTTGACAAGCACTATCTGCGCAAGCATGGCAAAAATGCTTACTACGGACAGAACTGA